DNA from Evansella sp. LMS18:
ACCGCAGACTGCCAGCCAAAATATACGGAAAGGAAGGGCAAAAGAGAAGCAGCAACCATTCCCCCTGCAGAGAGGCCCATTTGTTTAAGGCTCATCACAGTCGCTCTTATTCTGTCAGGAAAATCTACAACTACCATTTTATTGATTGCAGGATTAACAAGTGAATATCCAACCCCCGCTAAAGCGATAAAAACTAGTTTCCCGCCATACCATGGCGGGAAACTAGCGAGAAATACATTAGTTCCGATAATTATTAAGCCGGCAGTGAGACAACGAGTAGTCCCGTACCTGTCTGTAAGGCTGCCCGATATCATTGATGTTAAGGTGGCTCCGATGTAAAAGGCTGACATGAGCCAGCCTATCTGTGCCGGAGTCCATTCATAAATTTCGGTAAAAAGGGGTCCAAGAGTAGGATAAGTAAACATTCCAAATGTGGCCAACGTTAAAGCCGCCATTACAAAAAAAACTTTGCTGAAATCCCTCCTGCTCATTCTGAACACTTCCTAATTTTTTTGGCTTTTTTAAAGCGCTTTTACAAGTCCGCCATCAACAAGCATCGCCTGCCCGGTAATATAGGTGTTTGCCCCGGAGCAAAGGAATACTACCAGCTTTGCGAATTCCTCCGGCTTCCCGTAACGGCCCATAGGAATTGACTTTTCTGTGCTTTCCTTAATTTCCTCATATGTCACACCAAGCTTATCCGCCCTGATAGCATCAAGCTGAGCTACTCTGTCTGTACCAATTCTTCCAGGACCTACTGTATTAATCATGATATTATCTTTTGACAGCTCCTGGGATAAACTCTTAGCGAGTCCGATAATACCCGCTCTGTATGTGTTAGACAGGATGAGATTATCCAGTGTCTGCTTAATGGAAGATGAGGCGAAATTAGCAATATGCCCGCCGCCGTTATTTCTCATATGTGGCAGAACTTCACGAATAAGACGCGTAATGCTGAGCAGGTTAAGTTCGAAAGCCTTCTGCCACTGTTCATCGGTCAGATTATCAAAAGTGCCTGCAGGAGGGCCGCCCGAGTTATTAATCAGCACGTCAACCGTATCGTTTAATTCCACTGTTTTTTCCACGAGGTTTTTAATAGAATCATAATCTGTAATATCGCAGGCAACATAATTAATATTATCATTACCGCTCTCCTGCTTAATTTCCTCCACGGTCTTTTGCAGTTCTTCTTCGTTTCTGCTGGAGATAACCACTTTCGCACCCTCTTTAGCGAATTCCAGTGCAGTTGCTTTTCCTAACCCTTTGCTGGCTGCGGTTACAAGTACGGATTTTCCTGTTAAATTTGTATCCATGTTTATTTCCTCCTGTATTAAAGATAGATTATTGGTTCTCTTTTGAGTCTTTTACTTTGTTTACAAGTGTTGCGAATCCATCAATCTGGCATTCGACAACGTCGCCATTACGAATAACTACCGCTCCCGGAGTTCCTGTTGAAATAATATCCCCTGGTAAGAGCTTCATTACTTTAGAATGGAAGGAAACAAGATATCGAGGGCTGAATGTCATATTTGAAACAACATTCTTCCGGTGAAGCCCGCCGTTAATTACTGTAGAAACATTCAGGTTATCCACTTCCTCCACTTCATCCGTTGTAACCAGCTGAGGGCCAAAGCTGAAGAACGTATCAAAGCTCTTTGAACGGGTGAGATAGCGCGGGTTTTTCTGCAGGATATCTTCCGCTGTCATATCAATAATTGTTGTATAGCCTGCGACTACATCAAGAGCGTTTTCCTCGGATACATCCTTGCATTCTTTGCCGATAATAATACCCAGTTCTGATTCAGCTGTCGTTCTGTCAGACTGGTGCGGGATTTCAATTGTATCTTCCGGCCCGATAATTGTTGTATCAGGTTTCATAAAGCTGGCCGGTTCTGTGTTAGGCGCATTTTCACTTAAGTCTGAAGCATGCTCCACATAGTTTAGTCCGATGCCCCAGATCTTTCTTGGATGGCGGTATAACGGCCCGTATGTAACTTCTTCTCCTGATAGGCAATCCAGCTCCTCTACCTTTGCTTTCCCTTCTTCATCAAACCAGTCTCTCATCTCTTCAAGCCTGCCGCTTTGAATAATTTCAAAAACATTTACCGGCCAGTCTGTCCCGAGTTCAGCGTTAACTTTTTCTACTGTAACTACCCATTTATCTGTTACGATTGCTCCTGTTTCCTGGTTGTTCTGCAAAATTGTTCCTAAGCGCATTTTCATCTCTCCTTATATTTTTTAATTTTGTACCGTATTACGGAGACATCCTAATCCTTCGACAGTAATTTCAATCCGGTCGCCAGGCTGAAGAAAACGAGGCGGCTTGAAGCCATTGCCTACACCCGCAGGGGTGCCTGTTGCGATAATATCTCCCGGTTCTAACGTAGTGCCTGCTGAAATAACGGAAATAATTTCAGGAATATCAAAAATGAATTTTTCCGTATTTGAAGACTGCCTTACCTCGCCGTTGACCTTCGTTTCAATCGCCAGTGAGTGAGGGTCTGGCACCGCGCTGCTATGGGTGATATAAGGCCCCATTGGGCAGGAAGTGTCCAGGCTTTTCCCAAGCAAGTATTGCTTATGCCTTTTTTGCCTGTCCCTTGCAGTGACATCATTGAGAATCGTGTAGCCAAAGACATAATTTAAAGCCTCATCTCTCGAAATGTCCTTGCCTTCTTTTCCGATAATTAAAGCAAGTTCCCCTTCATAGTCAAGGCAGGAGGTTACATGCTGATGATTTAATATCGTTTTTTCAGGTCCGGTAACAGTCGTAGGGAGTTTCGAAAACAGCATTGGATGCTCGGGAATATCTGCTGCGCTTCCCATCTCGATTGCATGTTCCCTGTAATTTTTCCCTACACATAAAATGTTTTTTCGCGGTCTTGGTATAGGAGCATGCAGTTTTACCTCGCTGAGTGGATAGGAAAAATCCTGATTGTTTCCTTCCTGTACTGCCTTCATAACTTCTTTTACATCTTCTGTAAAGTTTTCATTTTCCTTAATGCAGGCAATCATGTCTGCAGGCATCGTGTCTTTTGACAATAGTGTCTGCTGAGCTTCTTTCAGGTCTGTGACCCGTTGTTCTCCCTCATCAAAAAAGCCAACTTTTTCCTGGTCATTTACTGTAAAAGTTACAAATTTCATATTAGTTTCCCCTGCCTTAACTGTTTGATTGAATTAACTACGAAGTCAGGATTTTCTCCCCGTTCTGCTTTAGCGATATTATCGAATGCT
Protein-coding regions in this window:
- a CDS encoding SDR family oxidoreductase; its protein translation is MDTNLTGKSVLVTAASKGLGKATALEFAKEGAKVVISSRNEEELQKTVEEIKQESGNDNINYVACDITDYDSIKNLVEKTVELNDTVDVLINNSGGPPAGTFDNLTDEQWQKAFELNLLSITRLIREVLPHMRNNGGGHIANFASSSIKQTLDNLILSNTYRAGIIGLAKSLSQELSKDNIMINTVGPGRIGTDRVAQLDAIRADKLGVTYEEIKESTEKSIPMGRYGKPEEFAKLVVFLCSGANTYITGQAMLVDGGLVKAL
- a CDS encoding fumarylacetoacetate hydrolase family protein codes for the protein MRLGTILQNNQETGAIVTDKWVVTVEKVNAELGTDWPVNVFEIIQSGRLEEMRDWFDEEGKAKVEELDCLSGEEVTYGPLYRHPRKIWGIGLNYVEHASDLSENAPNTEPASFMKPDTTIIGPEDTIEIPHQSDRTTAESELGIIIGKECKDVSEENALDVVAGYTTIIDMTAEDILQKNPRYLTRSKSFDTFFSFGPQLVTTDEVEEVDNLNVSTVINGGLHRKNVVSNMTFSPRYLVSFHSKVMKLLPGDIISTGTPGAVVIRNGDVVECQIDGFATLVNKVKDSKENQ
- a CDS encoding fumarylacetoacetate hydrolase family protein, which translates into the protein MKFVTFTVNDQEKVGFFDEGEQRVTDLKEAQQTLLSKDTMPADMIACIKENENFTEDVKEVMKAVQEGNNQDFSYPLSEVKLHAPIPRPRKNILCVGKNYREHAIEMGSAADIPEHPMLFSKLPTTVTGPEKTILNHQHVTSCLDYEGELALIIGKEGKDISRDEALNYVFGYTILNDVTARDRQKRHKQYLLGKSLDTSCPMGPYITHSSAVPDPHSLAIETKVNGEVRQSSNTEKFIFDIPEIISVISAGTTLEPGDIIATGTPAGVGNGFKPPRFLQPGDRIEITVEGLGCLRNTVQN